One Setaria italica strain Yugu1 chromosome II, Setaria_italica_v2.0, whole genome shotgun sequence DNA segment encodes these proteins:
- the LOC101753047 gene encoding uncharacterized protein LOC101753047 — protein MSASKGKRGVFSKKKKRTCSDGESSISDIWSQLHEDVASNLRRSVVSLVLNARGFRFPFSGIAIECQNNVTKFVTTGKLVSVLQTCDYEEEIEVHYEGNVATGYLDEYDSDCQLAVVKVLSPLNVYCIHLNPGMESVPCKQLIAVGRVFDEFIATSGEISRGSKDREFLIFSRSPENSLGAAFFDIDGNFVGMNHCYFLPRRIFLERSTSRGVFRYVGMNGWYETKRGELYFHPKAYDVVDKEQFQDLNSLGYPIPSRTMVNRGMILVNTCEDPFGDLYPKGVWGEFRKRVSSEISRNVVALASFKGETRFFACTGVFIDYDDEYPKILTSASLIRDRNDPNKIVEDLRIDVLLPSKKCRVIGTLKHYSLHYNVAVVNVDNHRALCPMNLEKRPVNLHDSLVNNSTVVAIGRIFQSGTLMAASGKLTLGSSSLDCKVLCYSTCKISKVGIGGPLVDVDGNFIGMNFHGMCYNCEKIGTPYMDYEDLCRILECLKTKKYVYICFFKYV, from the exons ATGTCAGCAAGTAAGGGGAAGAGAGGTGttttctcaaaaaagaaaaaaagaacttgcAGTGATGGAGAGTCATCGATCTCAG ATATTTGGAGTCAGCTGCATGAAGACGTTGCATCAAATCTTCGTAGAAGTGTTGTCTCACTTGTTTTGAATG CACGCGGATTTCGGTTTCCATTCTCTGGTATTGCCATAGAATGCCAGAACAATGTCACAAAGTTTGTGACAACTGGAAAGTTGGTTAGTGTTCTTCAGACGTGCGACTATGAAGAAGAG ATCGAAGTGCACTATGAAGGAAATGTTGCCACAGGCTATCTGGACGAATATGATTCTGACTGTCAACTTGCTGTTGTCAAAGTCTTGTCCCCCCTTAATGTTTATTGCATACATCTTAATCCTGGGATGGAATCTGTGCCCTGTAAGCAGCTAATAGCTGTAGGGCGTGTCTTTGACGAATTCATAGCAACAAGTGGGGAAATATCACGTGGATCTAAAGATAGAGAATTTCTTATATTCTCTCGTTCCCCTGAG aaTTCGTTAGGGGCGGCATTTTTTGATATAGATGGAAATTTTGTTGGCATGAACCACTGCTATTTCTTGCCAAGGAGAATATTTCTCGAACGGTCAACATCAAGGGGGGTATTTCGCTATGTTGGCATGAATGGTTGGTATGAGACTAAAAG GGGGGAACTTTACTTCCATCCTAAAG CATATGATGTTGTTGACAAGGAACAATTTCAGGATCTGAATTCTTTGGGTTATCCTATTCCATCAAGGACTATGGTCAATC GTGGCATGATTTTGGTTAATACTTGTGAAGATCCTTTTGGTGATTTATATCCTAAAGGTGTTTGGGGTGAATTCAGGAAAAGAGTTTCTTCTGAGATATCTCGAAATGTTGTGGCACTTGCTTCTTTCAAAG GAGAAACAAGGTTTTTTGCATGCACTGGAGTTTTTATTGACTATGATGATGAGTATCCGAAAATTCTTACTTCAgcaagcttgattagagatcgTAATGATCCAAATAAGATCGTTGAGGACCTGAGG ATTGATGTGTTGCTCCCAAGCAAAAAGTGCAGAGTAATAGGGACATTGAAACATTATAGTTTACATTACAATGTTGCTGTAGTCAATGTTGATAATCACCGTGCTCTTTGTCCTATGAATCTTGAGAAGCGTCCTGTGAATCTTCATGATTCTCTGGTAAATAATTCTACGGTAGTAGCTATTGGGCGGATCTTCCAATCAGGCACGTTAATGGCTGCAAGTGGGAAACTAACTCTGGGGTCAAGCTCGCTTGATTGCAAAGTTCTTTGTTACTCCACATGTAAAATCAGTAAG GTGGGGATTGGAGGGCCCCTTGTTGATGTTGATGGTAATTTTATTGGCATGAACTTTCATGGAATGTGCTACAATTGTGAGAAAATAGGAACCCCGTACATGGATTATGAAGATCTCTGTAGAATCCTGGAATGTTTGAAGACAAAAAAGTATgtatatatttgtttttttaagtatgtctag
- the LOC101784660 gene encoding uncharacterized protein LOC101784660 — MVAYCNEFCKLEDKFDGLELNHIARRFNEAADELAKAVFGRKPVPDGIFISDQYKPSIRYKEPGEAGNAPPILDSGADPREVGNMPPILDLGADPSDPEVMEIDTNLAEGPDPPPDWRTPYLDYLIHESLLTDKTEVLQTIPIMWPFVVWGLCWDTR, encoded by the exons ATGGTGGCGTACTGCAACGAATTCtgcaagctcgaggacaagttcgatggTCTGGAACTCAACCACATCGCAAGacgcttcaacgaggcagctgacgAGTTGGCAAAGGCAGTGTTCGGTCGAAAGCCAGTCCCCGACGGTATCTTTATCAGTGACCAGTACAAGCCCTCGATCCGCTACAAGGAGCCGGGAGAGGCTGGCAATGCGCCACCTATCCTGGACTCGGGAGCCGACCCGAGAGAGGTTGGCAACATGCCACCTATCCTAGACTTGGGGGCCGATCCCTCtgaccccgaggtcatggaaATCGACACGAACCTAGCAGAGGGGCCTGACCCCCCGCCTGACTGGAGAACCCCGTACCTCGATTACCTCATCCACGAGTCACTCCTGACGGATAAGACAGAG gtactccagaccatccccatcatgtGGCCCTTCGTGGTCTGGGGtctgtgttgggatacgaggtag